In Mytilus trossulus isolate FHL-02 chromosome 14, PNRI_Mtr1.1.1.hap1, whole genome shotgun sequence, a genomic segment contains:
- the LOC134696724 gene encoding C1q-related factor-like, giving the protein MAAYISSYMFWFGIFSFLTLNCCKAAESKRLLIDDPSYVQSQFHQINIDIQDLKTKLAEKDINLIQMQNVIHGLADRLNQKDNQVTALQTSLDEKTTQIQNLTGLVQSLQNQALNLETKNTPIAFYAHLQSNIALSGMKAHQTIIYNTVDLNIGNAYNNANGLFTAPLPGTYVFGIATGTIDNSHAVVELVLNGVVKDVSWADSMDHNDRAFATTSTPLTIKAGDIVMARMGNFFGGNSLESDQYIRCSFSGFRLY; this is encoded by the exons ATGGCCGCATACATAAGTTCTTACATGTTCTGGTTcggaatattttcatttcttactCTTAACTGCTGTAAAGCAGCCGAGAGTAAACGACTTCTGATAGACGACCCAAGCTATGTCCAATCACAATTTCATcagataaatattgatattcagGACCTAAAGACAAAGCTGGCGGAGAAAGATATTAATCTGATACAAATGCAAAACGTCATTCATGGGCTTGCTGATAGACTTAATCAAAAGGATAACCAG GTAACTGCACTACAAACGTCCTTAGACGAGAAGACGACACAAATCCAAAACCTCACTGGGTTAGTCCAAAGTTTACAAAACCAAG ctttaaaCCTGGAAACAAAGAACACACCGATTGCATTCTACGCACATCTACAGTCAAATATAGCACTTTCTGGCATGAAAGCGCAccaaacaataatatataacacGGTTGACCTAAACATTGGAAACGCATATAATAACGCCAATGGGTTGTTCACAGCGCCTCTTCCGGGAACTTATGTCTTTGGTATTGCAACTGGTACAATTGATAATTCTCATGCGGTTGTAGAATTAGTATTGAATGGTGTCGTTAAAGATGTTTCTTGGGCAGATTCAATGGACCATAACGACCGTGCGTTTGCCACAACTTCCACACCACTGACCATCAAAGCTGGAGATATTGTGATGGCAAGGATGGGCAATTTTTTTGGTGGAAACTCGCTAGAAAGTGATCAGTATATTCGGTGCAGTTTTTCAGGCTTTAGATTGTATTAA